From Pseudoxanthomonas sp. CF385, a single genomic window includes:
- a CDS encoding hybrid sensor histidine kinase/response regulator, which translates to MRAGWLLLLWLVCASVQATVPEIPRFRLLGAGDGLPSTTIPALARDRSGYLWVATWDGLARYDGVGFKVWRHDPADAASLPGNVVQALHIDAADRIWVATENGGLSVMGADRSGFRHYRQADHPQMGSDDVFAIASRGDDVWFGTFGGGLHRLAADGRITRFAADAADVQGLPSDNVLSLAFDAKGVLWAGTMSGLAKVEGGRVQRVALPGGDGLIIYSVSADGDTLWVGASDGVHRRLADGRWVSPPWSPMFARPNAVIAMASDGQGEYWLASQGGLWRTGGDRAPAPVNYDAQGVGIGRVLQTVLALPDGGLWVPVPTRGLAYLRSDWRRIAAFSTAQGLGGGLYRGLSQAGAGGLWMASSTGKVERLDTRNGHVVPLAHHAAPLAELRLTSVLQDRRGQLWIGHRNGLIRTDPATGALVQWAHDGADAVPDSTSIDWLVEGKDGGLWLVTQMGSVQQRDADGHVLRTIVKDPDDGTGLPDIEGIAVAPDGRAWVGGAQGMLQWDPTAERFSAVTEMGADRVYAFAFEHADRLWLHRMSGVEAWRRDGGTWVRERLIGAADGLPAVESTGLAVDPQRRVWLGTRRGLFRIDANLRGSRALLRNFGVREGLLSQELNDRGLLMTAEGLLVTTAADGSVALLDTHLPDPRPVTPNLVLDSLQVSRGDTMLHLPAGAGIELRPEDHELLVGTRLLSYENPLGNRYRSLLEGFDSGWVDQGASGERVFSALTPGRYRLRIQAFDAAGNAARERVLAVHVLPPWWRSAWGLALFAVLGVLLLLALGAAYRRRVRRRSAWQLAEHKREVAEQASLAKTRFLATLGHEIRTPMTGVLGMTELLQATPLDTRQRGYTDAIQRAGMHLLRLVNDALDLAKIEAGKLELQQVAFDLHALISDVVALMGPVAGKRGLAFHDGIAAGVPRTVRGDPLRLRQILLNLLGNAIKFTEAGHVSLRALPMAGQGVRLEVGDTGPGINAEQQERLFRRFEQAEGAQTTARYGGSGLGLAICQELAVAMGGRITVDSAPGKGTRFFVDLPGLQATSAEAAAAPSPLEAPQAHSDPGSRAILLVEDDANVADVVAGLLRARGHRVTHAPHGLAALTEVAATTFDVAFLDLDLPGLDGMALAQQLRMRGIATPLVALTARTDAEAEPLARQAGFDDFIRKPVTGDMLAAVIASLLARSPPATPGDAP; encoded by the coding sequence ATGCGTGCGGGGTGGCTGTTGCTGTTGTGGCTGGTCTGCGCATCCGTGCAGGCGACGGTGCCCGAGATCCCGCGCTTCCGCCTGCTCGGCGCCGGCGACGGCCTGCCGTCCACCACGATCCCCGCGCTCGCGCGCGACCGTTCCGGCTATCTGTGGGTCGCCACCTGGGATGGCCTGGCGCGCTACGACGGCGTCGGCTTCAAGGTGTGGCGCCACGATCCGGCCGATGCCGCGTCGCTGCCCGGCAACGTGGTGCAGGCGCTGCACATCGATGCGGCGGACAGGATCTGGGTGGCGACCGAGAACGGCGGACTCAGCGTCATGGGCGCCGACCGCAGCGGCTTCCGCCATTACCGGCAGGCCGACCATCCGCAGATGGGCAGCGACGATGTCTTCGCGATCGCCAGCCGCGGCGACGATGTCTGGTTCGGCACCTTCGGGGGCGGCCTGCACCGGCTGGCCGCCGACGGACGCATCACGCGCTTCGCCGCCGATGCCGCCGACGTGCAGGGCCTGCCGTCGGACAACGTGCTGTCGCTCGCGTTCGATGCGAAGGGCGTGCTGTGGGCGGGCACGATGTCGGGGCTGGCGAAGGTCGAGGGCGGACGCGTGCAGCGGGTCGCCTTGCCGGGCGGCGATGGCCTGATCATCTATTCGGTGTCCGCCGACGGCGACACGCTGTGGGTAGGCGCCTCCGATGGCGTGCACCGGCGCCTCGCGGACGGGCGCTGGGTATCGCCGCCGTGGTCGCCGATGTTCGCCCGGCCCAACGCGGTCATCGCGATGGCCAGCGACGGTCAGGGCGAGTACTGGTTGGCCAGCCAGGGTGGTTTGTGGCGGACCGGGGGCGATCGCGCGCCGGCGCCGGTGAATTACGACGCGCAGGGGGTCGGCATCGGCCGCGTGTTGCAGACGGTGTTGGCGCTGCCCGATGGCGGTTTGTGGGTGCCGGTGCCGACCCGCGGCCTGGCTTACCTGCGCTCGGACTGGCGCCGCATCGCGGCGTTCTCCACGGCGCAGGGCCTCGGTGGCGGCCTGTATCGCGGTCTCTCCCAGGCCGGAGCCGGTGGCCTGTGGATGGCCAGCAGCACCGGCAAGGTCGAACGACTGGATACGCGCAACGGGCACGTCGTGCCGCTGGCGCACCACGCGGCGCCCCTGGCGGAACTGCGCCTGACCTCGGTCCTGCAGGACCGGCGCGGGCAGCTGTGGATCGGTCATCGCAACGGATTGATCCGTACCGATCCGGCGACGGGCGCCCTCGTGCAGTGGGCGCACGACGGCGCGGATGCGGTGCCCGATTCCACCTCGATCGATTGGCTGGTGGAAGGCAAGGACGGCGGTCTCTGGCTGGTGACGCAGATGGGCAGCGTGCAGCAGCGCGATGCCGACGGGCACGTGTTGCGCACGATCGTGAAGGATCCCGATGACGGCACCGGCCTGCCCGATATCGAGGGCATCGCCGTCGCGCCGGACGGTCGCGCGTGGGTCGGGGGTGCCCAGGGCATGCTGCAGTGGGACCCGACGGCGGAACGCTTTTCGGCAGTGACCGAGATGGGCGCCGACCGGGTGTACGCGTTCGCGTTCGAACACGCCGACCGCCTGTGGCTGCATCGCATGTCGGGCGTGGAAGCGTGGCGACGCGACGGCGGCACCTGGGTGCGCGAACGCCTGATCGGCGCGGCAGACGGCTTGCCGGCGGTGGAGTCCACCGGCCTGGCCGTGGACCCGCAACGCCGCGTCTGGCTGGGCACGCGGCGCGGCCTGTTCCGGATCGATGCGAACCTGCGCGGTTCGCGCGCGCTGCTGCGCAACTTCGGCGTGCGCGAAGGCCTGCTGAGCCAGGAACTCAACGACCGTGGCCTGTTGATGACGGCCGAAGGCCTGCTGGTCACGACGGCCGCCGACGGTTCGGTCGCGCTGCTGGATACGCATCTGCCGGACCCGCGCCCGGTCACGCCGAACCTCGTGCTCGACAGCCTGCAGGTCAGTCGTGGCGACACGATGCTGCACCTGCCGGCGGGCGCGGGCATCGAGCTGCGTCCCGAGGACCACGAACTGCTCGTCGGCACGCGCCTGCTCAGCTACGAGAATCCGCTCGGCAATCGCTACCGCTCGTTGCTGGAAGGCTTCGACAGCGGTTGGGTCGACCAGGGCGCCAGCGGCGAACGCGTGTTCTCCGCGCTCACGCCGGGGCGCTACCGCCTGCGCATCCAGGCCTTCGACGCCGCCGGCAACGCCGCGCGCGAGCGGGTGCTCGCGGTGCACGTGCTGCCGCCGTGGTGGCGCAGCGCGTGGGGCTTGGCCCTGTTCGCGGTGCTGGGCGTGCTGCTGCTGCTCGCGCTCGGCGCGGCCTACCGCCGTCGCGTACGCCGCCGCAGCGCATGGCAGTTGGCCGAACACAAGCGGGAAGTGGCCGAACAGGCGTCGCTGGCGAAGACGCGCTTCCTCGCCACGCTGGGACATGAGATCCGCACGCCCATGACCGGCGTGCTGGGCATGACCGAACTGCTGCAGGCCACGCCGCTGGACACTCGGCAGAGGGGGTATACCGATGCGATCCAGCGCGCCGGCATGCACCTGCTGCGCCTGGTGAACGATGCGCTCGACCTGGCCAAGATCGAGGCGGGCAAGCTGGAACTGCAGCAGGTCGCGTTCGATCTGCACGCGCTGATCAGCGATGTGGTCGCGTTGATGGGTCCGGTGGCCGGCAAGCGCGGGCTCGCCTTCCACGACGGCATCGCCGCCGGCGTGCCGCGCACCGTGCGGGGCGACCCGCTGCGGCTGCGGCAGATCCTGCTGAACCTGCTCGGCAATGCGATCAAGTTCACCGAGGCCGGGCACGTGTCGCTGCGTGCGCTGCCGATGGCGGGACAGGGCGTGCGCCTGGAAGTCGGCGACACCGGTCCGGGCATCAACGCCGAGCAGCAGGAACGGTTGTTCCGCCGCTTCGAGCAGGCTGAAGGCGCGCAGACCACCGCGCGCTACGGCGGCAGCGGCCTGGGCCTGGCGATCTGCCAGGAGCTCGCCGTCGCGATGGGCGGCCGCATCACCGTGGACAGCGCACCGGGCAAGGGGACGCGTTTCTTCGTCGACCTGCCCGGCCTGCAGGCGACGAGCGCCGAGGCGGCCGCCGCGCCGTCTCCGCTCGAGGCGCCGCAGGCGCATAGCGATCCCGGATCGCGGGCGATCCTCCTGGTCGAAGACGACGCGAACGTCGCGGATGTCGTGGCCGGCCTGCTGCGCGCGCGCGGGCATCGCGTCACGCATGCGCCGCACGGCCTGGCGGCACTGACCGAAGTCGCCGCCACGACCTTCGACGTGGCCTTCCTGGACCTCGATCTGCCCGGGCTGGATGGCATGGCGCTGGCGCAGCAATTGCGGATGCGCGGCATCGCGACACCGCTGGTCGCATTGACCGCACGTACCGATGCCGAGGCCGAACCGCTCGCGCGGCAGGCGGGCTTCGACGATTTCATCCGCAAGCCGGTCACCGGCGACATGCTGGCCGCGGTGATCGCCTCCCTGCTGGCGCGCAGTCCGCCCGCGACGCCGGGAGACGCGCCGTGA
- a CDS encoding YceI family protein: MSGSSARRLLLNALCLLALLPAVAGARDARADYRLDPVHTRVMFAISHAGFSRAIGTVSGSTGTLTFDPTDWTRAKVDVRVPIARADLGDADWNKATLAKSLLDAEDHPEARFVSTRVEPVDATHARVHGELTLRGVTREVVLDVTLNAAKRHPMPPFRRTVGFSATSTLSRADFGITAWKSMIGDDVELRIEAEATYDGKADDDAPAEDTPPSPPLQTEPTP; encoded by the coding sequence ATGTCCGGATCGTCCGCCCGCCGCCTGCTGCTGAACGCCCTGTGCCTGCTGGCCCTGCTGCCCGCCGTCGCCGGCGCGCGCGACGCGCGGGCCGACTACCGCCTCGATCCGGTGCACACGCGGGTGATGTTCGCGATCTCGCACGCCGGGTTCTCCCGGGCGATCGGCACCGTGTCCGGCAGCACCGGCACACTGACGTTCGATCCGACCGACTGGACCCGCGCGAAGGTCGACGTGCGCGTGCCGATCGCCCGCGCGGACCTCGGCGATGCCGACTGGAACAAGGCCACGCTGGCGAAATCGTTGCTCGATGCGGAAGACCATCCGGAAGCGCGCTTCGTCTCCACCCGGGTCGAGCCCGTCGATGCGACCCACGCCCGCGTGCACGGCGAACTCACCCTGCGGGGCGTGACGCGCGAGGTCGTCCTCGACGTGACTCTCAACGCGGCCAAGCGCCACCCGATGCCGCCATTCCGGCGCACGGTGGGTTTTTCCGCCACCAGCACGCTCAGCCGCGCCGACTTCGGCATCACCGCCTGGAAATCGATGATCGGCGATGACGTCGAACTGCGCATCGAAGCCGAGGCCACCTACGACGGCAAGGCCGACGACGACGCGCCGGCCGAAGACACCCCGCCTTCCCCACCCCTTCAGACGGAGCCGACGCCATGA
- a CDS encoding WGR domain-containing protein — protein MRVFLQQRPDAGEAPRYVQLTLQPDLFGGWELLRETGQIGGRATLKREQYLLQDEANAAFEKARDSHLKRGFQLMFARGADAPK, from the coding sequence ATGCGCGTCTTCCTCCAGCAACGCCCCGATGCGGGCGAAGCGCCCCGCTACGTCCAACTGACTCTCCAGCCCGATCTGTTCGGGGGCTGGGAACTGTTGCGCGAAACCGGCCAGATCGGCGGCCGCGCGACGCTCAAGCGCGAGCAGTACCTGCTGCAGGACGAGGCGAATGCAGCCTTCGAGAAAGCCCGCGACAGCCACCTCAAGCGCGGCTTCCAGCTGATGTTCGCCCGCGGCGCCGACGCGCCCAAGTAA
- a CDS encoding L-serine ammonia-lyase, with amino-acid sequence MAVSTFDLFKIGIGPSSSHTVGPMRAAARFVARWLVDAGRLQDVARIRAEVFGSLALTGRGHGTDKAVLMGLEGHYPNEIDPDIIPPALERIRTGKRILLSGTHEVAFDEKRDLLMNKRQKLPYHTNGMRFTAFDANDEVIATRDYYSVGGGFVVNQDDAAVDRIVADETPLPYPFKSGDELLAQCQRSGLSIAAMMFENEKAWRSEDDIRDGLRAIWNAMQSCMARGIREEGTLPGGLHVSRRAPALHRELSSKPEAAMRDPLTVLDWVNLYALAVNEENAAGGRVVTAPTNGAAGIIPAVLHYYDRFCPGNSEQRVFDFLLTAAAIGILYKENASISGAEVGCQGEVGVACSMAAGGLVAALGGSPSQIENAAEIGMEHNLGLTCDPIGGLVQIPCIERNAMGAVKAINASRMAMRGDGKHKVSLDKVIKTMRDTGRDMQDKYKETSRGGLAVNVIEC; translated from the coding sequence ATGGCAGTCAGTACGTTCGACCTGTTCAAGATCGGCATCGGCCCCAGCTCCTCGCATACGGTCGGACCGATGCGCGCCGCCGCGCGCTTCGTCGCGCGCTGGCTGGTCGACGCAGGCCGCCTGCAGGACGTGGCGCGGATCCGCGCGGAAGTGTTCGGTTCGCTGGCGCTGACCGGCCGCGGGCACGGCACCGACAAGGCGGTGTTGATGGGCCTGGAAGGCCACTACCCCAACGAAATCGACCCGGACATCATTCCGCCTGCGCTGGAGCGCATCCGCACCGGCAAGCGCATCCTGCTGAGCGGCACCCACGAGGTCGCCTTCGACGAGAAGCGCGATCTGCTGATGAACAAGCGGCAGAAGCTGCCGTACCACACCAACGGCATGCGCTTCACCGCCTTCGATGCGAACGACGAGGTCATCGCCACGCGCGACTATTACTCGGTGGGCGGCGGCTTCGTCGTCAACCAGGACGACGCGGCGGTCGATCGCATCGTCGCCGACGAGACGCCGCTGCCGTACCCGTTCAAGAGCGGCGACGAGTTGCTCGCGCAGTGCCAGCGCAGCGGATTGAGCATCGCGGCAATGATGTTCGAGAACGAAAAGGCCTGGCGCAGCGAAGACGATATCCGCGACGGCTTGCGGGCGATCTGGAACGCGATGCAGTCGTGCATGGCGCGCGGCATCCGCGAAGAAGGCACGTTGCCGGGCGGCCTGCACGTCTCGCGTCGCGCGCCCGCGCTGCACCGCGAACTGTCGAGCAAGCCGGAAGCCGCCATGCGGGATCCGCTGACGGTGCTGGACTGGGTGAACCTGTACGCGCTTGCGGTGAACGAAGAGAACGCCGCCGGCGGCCGCGTCGTCACCGCACCCACCAACGGCGCGGCCGGCATCATCCCGGCGGTGCTGCACTACTACGATCGTTTCTGCCCGGGTAACAGCGAACAGCGCGTGTTCGACTTCCTGCTCACCGCCGCGGCCATCGGCATCCTGTACAAGGAGAACGCCAGCATCAGCGGCGCCGAAGTCGGCTGCCAGGGCGAAGTGGGCGTGGCCTGCTCGATGGCGGCCGGCGGTCTGGTCGCGGCCCTGGGAGGCAGCCCCAGCCAGATCGAGAACGCCGCCGAGATAGGCATGGAGCACAACCTCGGCCTGACCTGCGACCCGATCGGCGGACTGGTGCAGATCCCGTGCATCGAGCGCAACGCGATGGGCGCGGTGAAGGCGATCAACGCCAGCCGCATGGCCATGCGCGGCGACGGCAAGCACAAGGTCAGCCTGGACAAGGTCATCAAGACCATGCGCGACACCGGCCGCGACATGCAGGACAAGTACAAGGAAACCAGCCGCGGCGGGCTGGCCGTCAACGTCATCGAGTGCTGA
- a CDS encoding YceI family protein: MKTSDRARLALASLLLAAAPAMAADYVQAPGSTLVFASNYQGETFTGKFGSFATTMSFDPKQLATSKLDVAIQLTGTQTGNKDRDDTLVSGDFFNVGKFAQARYTASKFRALGGNQYAADGTLTLRGASKPVTLTFTWTPGAQPVLSGKATVKRLDFGVGGGEWADTSTIPNEVAISTKVVLKPR, encoded by the coding sequence ATGAAAACCTCTGATCGCGCGCGCCTCGCGCTCGCCTCCCTGTTGCTGGCCGCCGCGCCGGCCATGGCCGCCGACTATGTGCAGGCGCCGGGCTCCACGTTGGTGTTCGCGAGCAATTACCAGGGCGAGACCTTCACCGGCAAGTTCGGCAGCTTCGCCACGACGATGAGCTTCGATCCCAAGCAGCTGGCCACCAGCAAGCTGGACGTCGCCATCCAGCTGACCGGCACGCAGACCGGCAACAAGGACCGCGACGACACGCTCGTGTCGGGCGACTTCTTCAATGTCGGCAAGTTCGCGCAGGCCCGCTACACGGCGAGCAAGTTCCGCGCGCTGGGCGGCAACCAGTACGCCGCCGACGGCACGCTCACGCTGCGCGGCGCCAGCAAGCCGGTGACGCTGACGTTCACCTGGACGCCCGGCGCACAGCCTGTGCTGAGCGGCAAGGCCACGGTGAAGCGCCTGGACTTCGGCGTCGGTGGTGGCGAGTGGGCCGACACGTCGACGATCCCGAACGAGGTCGCGATCAGTACGAAGGTCGTGCTGAAGCCGCGCTGA
- the hemE gene encoding uroporphyrinogen decarboxylase, with protein MTALKNDPASNSRFLRALRREPVDCTPVWLMRQAGRYLPEYRATRKAAGSFLAMAKNPEIACEVTLQPLRRYDLDAAILFSDILTVPDAMGLGLYFVEGEGPKFERTVRSAADAAKLGVPDMETELRYVMDAVRVIRRELDGKVPLIGFSGSPWTLACYMVEGGGSKDYARIKAMALNEPAALHRLLSVNTDAVIAYLAAQRAAGAQALQVFDTWGGVLSPAMYREFSLPYLQRIAQELQRGDVAERTPLILFGKGTAAYLKDLAASGAEGVGVDWLIELGDAARRTGGKVALQGNLDPATLYGSPDAIRAEVKRTLDSYRDGNGGSREGHVFNLGHGMSPDMDPEHVTVLVDAVHTFSRR; from the coding sequence ATGACAGCCTTGAAGAATGATCCTGCTTCCAACAGCAGATTTCTGCGCGCCCTGCGCCGCGAACCCGTGGATTGCACGCCCGTCTGGCTGATGCGCCAGGCCGGCCGCTACCTGCCGGAGTACCGCGCCACCCGCAAGGCCGCCGGCAGTTTCCTCGCCATGGCCAAGAACCCGGAGATCGCCTGCGAGGTCACCCTGCAGCCGCTGCGCCGCTACGACCTGGACGCGGCGATCCTGTTCTCCGACATCCTGACCGTGCCGGACGCGATGGGCCTGGGCCTGTACTTCGTCGAAGGCGAGGGCCCGAAGTTCGAGCGCACCGTGCGCAGCGCCGCCGATGCGGCCAAGCTCGGCGTGCCGGACATGGAGACCGAGCTGCGCTACGTGATGGACGCGGTGAGGGTGATCCGCCGCGAACTGGACGGCAAGGTGCCGCTGATTGGCTTCTCCGGCAGCCCCTGGACGCTGGCCTGCTACATGGTGGAAGGCGGCGGCAGCAAGGACTACGCCCGGATCAAGGCGATGGCGCTGAACGAACCGGCCGCGCTGCACCGCCTGCTGTCGGTCAACACCGACGCCGTGATCGCCTACCTGGCCGCGCAGCGCGCCGCCGGTGCGCAGGCGCTGCAGGTGTTCGACACCTGGGGCGGCGTGCTGAGCCCGGCGATGTACCGCGAGTTCTCCCTGCCCTACCTGCAGCGCATCGCCCAGGAACTGCAGCGTGGCGACGTCGCCGAGCGCACTCCGCTGATCCTGTTCGGCAAGGGCACGGCGGCCTACCTGAAAGACCTGGCCGCCAGCGGCGCCGAAGGCGTCGGCGTGGACTGGCTGATCGAACTGGGCGACGCCGCCCGCCGCACCGGCGGCAAGGTCGCGCTGCAGGGCAATCTGGACCCGGCCACGCTGTACGGCTCGCCCGACGCGATCCGCGCGGAAGTGAAGCGCACGCTGGACAGCTACCGCGACGGCAACGGCGGTTCGCGCGAAGGCCATGTGTTCAACCTGGGCCACGGCATGTCGCCGGACATGGATCCGGAGCACGTTACCGTCCTGGTCGACGCGGTCCATACGTTCAGTAGGCGATGA
- a CDS encoding glutaredoxin family protein — MPLILFQRDDCHLCDLALDVLANARIPDFESVFIDDDDTLEARYGIRVPVLHRSDTGAELDWPFDAGALDAFLQR; from the coding sequence ATGCCCCTGATCCTCTTCCAGCGCGACGACTGCCACCTGTGCGACCTGGCCCTCGACGTGCTGGCGAATGCACGGATTCCCGATTTCGAAAGCGTTTTCATCGACGATGACGACACGCTGGAAGCGCGTTATGGCATCCGCGTGCCCGTGCTGCATCGCAGCGACACCGGCGCGGAACTGGACTGGCCGTTCGACGCCGGCGCGTTGGATGCGTTCCTGCAGCGATGA
- a CDS encoding cytochrome b, translating to MTLKNTDARWGAVSQLFHWVIVVLILVMAYLGLTMGDLPNGPRKINIYALHKSIGLTILALVVLRVLWRAYAGAPAPVPGTPTWQQRIASVTHVLLYALLFAIPLSGWVLNSSAGYPLQWFKLFNLPAITGRNDGVHEAAEGAHELLFWVLVVLVVAHAAAALYHHLFQGDATLTRMLPGRRNAVALAPAAVAAPSPTSPTPQDSPDENL from the coding sequence ATGACCCTGAAGAACACCGACGCGCGCTGGGGCGCCGTCAGCCAACTGTTCCACTGGGTGATCGTGGTGCTGATCCTGGTGATGGCCTACCTCGGCCTGACCATGGGCGATCTGCCCAACGGACCGCGCAAGATCAACATCTACGCGCTGCACAAGTCGATCGGCCTGACCATCCTGGCGCTGGTCGTGCTGCGCGTGCTGTGGCGCGCGTATGCGGGCGCACCGGCGCCGGTGCCGGGCACGCCCACGTGGCAGCAACGCATCGCGTCGGTGACGCACGTGCTGCTGTACGCGCTGCTGTTCGCGATCCCGCTGTCCGGGTGGGTGCTGAACTCGTCGGCGGGCTATCCGCTGCAGTGGTTCAAGCTGTTCAACCTGCCGGCCATCACCGGGCGCAACGACGGCGTGCACGAAGCCGCCGAAGGCGCGCACGAACTGCTGTTCTGGGTGCTGGTGGTGCTGGTGGTGGCCCATGCCGCTGCCGCGCTGTACCACCATCTGTTCCAGGGCGACGCCACGCTGACCCGCATGCTGCCGGGCCGCCGCAACGCTGTCGCGCTTGCACCCGCCGCTGTCGCCGCGCCGAGCCCCACTTCCCCCACCCCGCAGGATTCCCCCGATGAAAACCTCTGA